One window from the genome of Micromonospora aurantiaca ATCC 27029 encodes:
- a CDS encoding Acg family FMN-binding oxidoreductase, producing MTTEYTAEQLRAAVADAVRAPSLHNTQPWRFRLVDGGIEVSVDPLRGLPATDPTGWGARIAAGAALFNLRLALAVAGTPATVRLRPYPADPDVVARLVPDVPRRPTPVEQSLYGAIGHRFSNRAPFWPDPVPAEARWRLGEAARAEQCWLELVIGTSAVNAVAEVARSAHRVLERDPAYVAERAEWIRSEPAPDGVPSGAGGPQSEPQDLLPQRGFGGRNRAPGRDFEPEPLVAVLGSAGNTSADQILAGQALQRVLLTATDAGLSVSMLSQPIEVPAAREALRMSLGRFGTPQMVMRIGYGQPGRATPRRPVEEVLDLPVVPA from the coding sequence ATGACGACCGAATACACCGCCGAGCAACTGCGGGCCGCGGTCGCCGACGCGGTCCGGGCCCCGTCACTGCACAACACCCAGCCGTGGCGGTTCCGGCTCGTCGACGGCGGCATCGAGGTGTCCGTCGACCCGCTGCGCGGCCTGCCCGCCACCGACCCGACCGGCTGGGGCGCGCGCATCGCCGCCGGTGCGGCCCTGTTCAACCTGCGCCTGGCGCTCGCCGTGGCGGGCACCCCGGCCACGGTACGGCTGCGCCCGTACCCCGCCGACCCGGACGTCGTGGCCCGGCTGGTGCCGGACGTGCCGCGCCGTCCCACCCCGGTCGAGCAGAGCCTGTACGGGGCGATCGGCCACCGGTTCAGCAACCGCGCGCCGTTCTGGCCCGACCCGGTGCCGGCCGAGGCCCGCTGGCGGCTCGGCGAGGCGGCCCGCGCCGAACAGTGCTGGCTGGAACTCGTGATCGGTACCAGCGCCGTCAACGCGGTCGCCGAGGTCGCCCGCAGCGCCCACCGCGTGCTGGAACGCGACCCCGCGTACGTGGCCGAACGGGCCGAGTGGATCCGCTCCGAGCCGGCCCCCGACGGCGTGCCCTCCGGCGCCGGCGGACCGCAGAGCGAACCGCAGGACCTGCTGCCCCAGCGCGGCTTCGGCGGACGCAACCGCGCCCCCGGCCGCGACTTCGAGCCGGAGCCGCTGGTCGCGGTGCTCGGCTCGGCCGGCAACACCTCGGCCGACCAGATCCTGGCCGGGCAGGCGCTGCAACGCGTACTGCTCACCGCCACCGACGCCGGGCTGAGCGTGTCGATGCTGTCCCAGCCGATCGAGGTGCCCGCCGCACGCGAGGCGCTGCGGATGTCGCTGGGCCGGTTCGGCACCCCGCAGATGGTGATGCGGATCGGGTACGGCCAGCCGGGCCGCGCCACCCCGCGTCGCCCGGTCGAGGAGGTGCTCGACCTGCCGGTCGTGCCGGCCTGA
- a CDS encoding response regulator has translation MIRVFLLDDHEVVRRGLADLLQSSGDIEVVGESGLAQEAARRIPALRPDVAILDARLPDGNGIDVCRDVRAVDSSIKGLILTSYEDDEALFAAIMAGAAGYVLKQIRGTDLVDAVRRVAAGQSLLDPAITTRVLERIRSGVEQPRELKSLTEQERRILEYVAEGLTNREIAGKMFLAEKTVKNYVSSVLAKLGLERRTQAAVLATRLLGKNT, from the coding sequence ATGATCCGGGTGTTCCTGCTCGACGACCACGAGGTCGTCCGTCGTGGCCTTGCCGACCTGCTCCAGAGCAGCGGCGACATCGAGGTGGTCGGCGAGTCCGGCCTGGCCCAGGAGGCGGCGCGTCGCATCCCGGCGCTGCGCCCCGACGTGGCGATCCTCGACGCCAGGCTGCCCGACGGCAACGGCATCGACGTGTGCCGGGACGTCCGCGCGGTGGACTCCTCGATCAAGGGGCTGATCCTCACCTCGTACGAGGACGACGAGGCGCTGTTCGCGGCGATCATGGCGGGCGCCGCCGGGTACGTGCTCAAGCAGATCCGCGGCACCGACCTGGTGGACGCGGTCCGCCGGGTGGCGGCCGGGCAGTCGCTGCTCGACCCGGCGATCACCACCCGTGTGCTGGAGCGCATCCGCAGCGGCGTGGAGCAGCCGCGGGAGCTGAAGTCGCTCACCGAGCAGGAGCGGCGGATCCTGGAGTACGTGGCGGAGGGGCTCACCAACCGGGAGATCGCCGGGAAGATGTTCCTGGCCGAGAAGACGGTGAAGAACTACGTCTCCAGCGTGCTCGCCAAGCTCGGGCTGGAGCGGCGTACCCAGGCGGCGGTGCTGGCCACCCGGCTGCTCGGCAAGAACACCTGA
- a CDS encoding sensor histidine kinase — translation MTPLSRVRLDELLQEMLDRVGEVVTSRERLRALLDAVVGIGSDLDLRSTLQRIVQSACELAGARYGALGVIGPDRMLHDFIVHGISPELHAKIGELPHGRGVLGLLIDDPKPVRMPDITKHPNSYGFPPNHPPMHSFLGVPVRIRDHVWGNLYLAEKQGAAEFTEDDEEIVVALAAAAGVAIENARLYALAHRRERWLAAAAEITSVLLGEVRRTDALTLVARRAREVAEAELALVLLYDEDEAQFTVEVVDGADPVTRELVGAVLPAAETSFAASVTQSRHDQVEDLAAAAPWPRPVVAGPAVVSPLAAADTLHGVLVIGYRPDHGPAADDDLALLASFAGQAALAMERARGQEERELLVVLEDRERIARDLHDVVIQRLFATGLQLQSGAMNARPEAAKRINQAVDDLDATIRDIRRTIFELRTPMSAALRTEIREAIEVAAESLGYRPELELIGPIDSAVPDDLRPELTAVLREALSNAVRHAQADRVSVRVRVDSGRVEITVTDDGVGCDPEAARSGLVNLRERAERLGGEFSLRRAEPRGTEVRWSVPLD, via the coding sequence CTGACCCCGCTGTCCCGCGTCCGCCTGGACGAACTGCTCCAGGAGATGCTCGACCGCGTCGGCGAGGTGGTGACCAGCCGCGAGCGGCTCCGGGCACTGCTGGACGCGGTCGTCGGCATCGGGTCCGACCTCGACCTGCGCAGCACGCTGCAACGGATCGTGCAGTCGGCGTGCGAGCTGGCCGGTGCCCGCTACGGCGCGCTCGGCGTGATCGGGCCCGACCGGATGCTGCACGACTTCATCGTCCACGGCATCAGCCCCGAGCTGCACGCGAAGATCGGCGAGCTGCCGCACGGGCGGGGCGTGCTCGGCCTGCTCATCGACGACCCGAAGCCGGTCCGCATGCCGGACATCACCAAGCACCCCAACTCGTACGGCTTCCCGCCGAACCACCCGCCGATGCACAGCTTCCTCGGCGTTCCGGTGCGCATCCGCGACCACGTCTGGGGCAACCTCTACCTGGCCGAGAAGCAGGGCGCGGCCGAGTTCACCGAGGACGACGAGGAGATCGTGGTGGCGCTGGCCGCCGCGGCCGGCGTGGCGATCGAGAACGCCCGCCTCTACGCGCTGGCGCACCGGCGGGAACGCTGGCTGGCGGCCGCCGCGGAGATCACCTCGGTGCTGCTCGGTGAGGTACGCCGTACCGACGCGCTGACGCTCGTGGCGCGCCGCGCCCGTGAGGTCGCCGAAGCCGAACTGGCCCTGGTGCTGCTCTACGACGAGGACGAGGCGCAGTTCACCGTCGAGGTCGTCGACGGCGCCGACCCGGTCACCCGGGAACTGGTCGGCGCGGTGCTGCCGGCCGCCGAGACCAGCTTCGCCGCGTCCGTCACGCAGAGCCGCCACGACCAGGTCGAGGACCTCGCCGCCGCGGCGCCCTGGCCCCGGCCGGTGGTCGCCGGGCCCGCCGTGGTGTCCCCGCTCGCCGCCGCGGACACGCTGCACGGTGTCCTGGTGATCGGCTACCGGCCCGACCACGGGCCCGCCGCCGACGACGACCTCGCGCTGCTCGCCAGCTTCGCCGGGCAGGCCGCGCTCGCCATGGAACGCGCCCGCGGCCAGGAGGAGCGGGAACTGCTGGTGGTCCTGGAGGACCGCGAACGCATCGCCCGTGACCTGCACGACGTGGTGATCCAGCGGCTGTTCGCCACCGGCCTGCAACTGCAGAGCGGCGCGATGAACGCCCGCCCCGAGGCCGCCAAGCGGATCAACCAGGCCGTCGACGACCTCGACGCCACCATCCGCGACATCCGCCGCACCATCTTCGAGCTGCGCACCCCGATGAGCGCGGCGCTGCGCACCGAGATCCGCGAGGCGATCGAGGTGGCCGCCGAGTCGCTCGGCTACCGCCCCGAGCTGGAACTGATCGGCCCGATCGACAGCGCCGTCCCGGACGACCTGCGCCCCGAACTCACCGCCGTGCTGCGCGAGGCGCTCTCCAACGCGGTACGCCACGCGCAGGCCGACCGGGTGTCGGTGCGCGTCCGCGTCGACTCCGGCCGCGTCGAGATCACCGTCACCGACGACGGCGTCGGCTGCGACCCGGAGGCGGCCCGCAGCGGCCTGGTCAACCTGCGGGAACGGGCCGAGCGGCTGGGCGGCGAGTTCTCACTGCGCCGGGCCGAGCCGCGCGGCACCGAGGTGCGCTGGAGCGTCCCGCTCGACTGA
- a CDS encoding Acg family FMN-binding oxidoreductase, whose protein sequence is MSHETPAGDRPLTTALAEAAGMAGHAPSVHNTQPWHWTVLPDALELRVVRERHLSAMDPEGHLLVVSCGAALHHARVALAAEGWTPVVERLPDPKEPDLLARLTSLEHTGADPDAMRVVQCMQVRHTDRRPVSDEPIPTAALNDIDRAATLEGVNLQLLDDTQKIQLASAAQQAAAVEADSPDLREELAYWISRAGTGTGLPPEVLPDQAPQTTVPARDFGRAGSLPIGPGHDKAAVYGILWGSDDETMSWLRAGEALSAAWLTATRHGVSLVPLSGVVEVESTREVLRQMLSGLGFPYISMRLGLADPTHAGPPHTPRLDVAQTVDTSAVRDRLA, encoded by the coding sequence ATGAGCCACGAGACGCCGGCCGGCGATCGCCCGTTGACCACCGCGCTCGCGGAGGCCGCCGGAATGGCCGGCCACGCCCCCTCGGTGCACAACACGCAGCCGTGGCACTGGACGGTCCTGCCCGACGCGCTGGAGCTGCGGGTGGTCCGCGAACGGCACCTCAGCGCCATGGACCCGGAAGGGCACCTGCTGGTGGTGAGCTGCGGCGCCGCGCTGCACCACGCCCGGGTGGCGCTGGCCGCCGAGGGCTGGACCCCGGTGGTGGAACGGCTGCCCGACCCGAAGGAACCCGACCTGCTGGCCCGGCTCACCAGCCTCGAGCACACCGGCGCCGACCCCGACGCCATGCGCGTCGTGCAGTGCATGCAGGTGCGGCACACCGACCGGCGGCCGGTCAGCGACGAGCCGATCCCCACCGCCGCGCTGAACGACATCGACCGGGCCGCCACGCTGGAGGGGGTGAACCTGCAACTGCTCGACGACACCCAGAAGATCCAGCTCGCCAGCGCCGCCCAGCAGGCCGCCGCCGTCGAGGCCGACAGCCCGGACCTGCGCGAGGAACTGGCGTACTGGATCAGCCGGGCCGGCACCGGCACCGGGCTGCCGCCGGAGGTGCTGCCCGACCAGGCCCCGCAGACGACCGTTCCGGCCCGCGACTTCGGCCGTGCCGGCTCGCTGCCGATCGGACCCGGCCACGACAAGGCCGCCGTCTACGGGATCCTGTGGGGCTCCGACGACGAGACGATGAGCTGGCTGCGCGCTGGCGAGGCACTCTCCGCCGCCTGGCTCACCGCCACCCGGCACGGGGTGTCGCTGGTGCCGCTGTCCGGTGTGGTGGAGGTCGAGAGCACCCGCGAGGTGCTGCGGCAGATGCTCTCCGGCCTGGGGTTCCCGTACATCAGCATGCGGCTCGGCCTGGCCGACCCGACGCACGCCGGCCCCCCGCACACGCCCCGGCTGGACGTCGCGCAGACAGTCGACACCTCGGCGGTCCGCGACCGTCTCGCCTGA